The DNA region TGATCGGAAAGGTCTACTTTGCAGGCTAGTCCTCGCTGCAACGCCTGCATCACTAAAGGAATATCGAATAGCCCCTCGCAGGCATCTGCTTGGGGAGTGATTTTGATCGCCCAGTGAAAGTGCAAAATCGAAAACAGCAGAAACATAAAGCCATCTTTGCGAGTATAACCTGCTTGAAAAGCACCAACTAGAATTTCACCAATTGGCTCGGTATTGTAACCTGAGAGGATATGACTGAAATCGTGATAGACAAATCGTTCTGGAATGCCACCCAGCTCTCCTGGAAAAATTATACATTGCTTGGTGAAGTATTCCCAAAAGATACGGCCTAAAGTGCCCTCCGGTAACAGACCTAGTTTGCGGAACCTCCATGCTAGATTGATGTCTTTCCCTCCTGTCTTAAAAAGCGTGGGCTGCACAAGGTTTATTAGCCCTATGATACCCTCTTCTTGATAAGAATCTCTTACGAGTTGGCCCATAACATGGCCTATCACATCCATTTGCACGAGAAGTTTATAACCCCTTGCTACCTCATACAGCACTCGTAAACCAGGCTCTTTAACAGAAAAGGCTATAGCTAAGGCTTTTAAATTTTTTAGTTGCTGAGGGAGTCGGTGGATAGTATGTTTACCTTCAACCAATGTCATCACTATTGCCATTTGCACCAACCACTTACGCTGACTGGGTTCAACGATAAGTTGGGCAATTTGAGACGGAGCCACAGGCGATGATACAATTTGGTTATTTTTTCTACCTCGATGCAGATCGCTTAGAACCTGTAAAAACTGCTGTTCGCGTAGCGTTAATGCTTGTGGATTTGCAGCGACGGTTGTCATTGCTTGCAGCATTAAGGGTAATTCCCGACTTGAAAAACTAGGAATATACATGATAAATTTCCTGAAGTTGTTAATGTATCTAACAATTTATCTGTGAAGCCTAAATAGAAGAGTTGTAGGCTATTTACCGATAAAAATTGGCTTTTCAGTCTACTCTTGATGCTTTTTTATCGGTTGCACAAGTAGTTTAACTTGCTCCAACAGAAACGTTTATTAGCATCGGTGAAGATGCGGGGGTAAGGCCGAGTGCCACGTCCCCCCAACGCATAACTATTGCTCCAGCAGTAGATGTTCCGCCGAAGGTGTAAATAAGAACAAGATCATTTTCACGAATTTTACTCAATTGAGAAGCGTGGTAAAGATTAACAATTGGAGATGCGGCTCCAATATTCCCGTATACAGGGTTGGGGTTAATTGTGCGCTCAGGGTCGATTCCTAATGCCTGTGTGTAAACACTTGAATACCAAGCAGTGTTTGTATTGAAAACAAAAAAGTCAATTTCATCGAGTGTCACACCAGCATGAGCGATAGCATCTTCACAACACAAGCGACAAAATTTTACAAACACATCGCTAAACATTTTATTAGCTTTATTTCCTGCCCGAATAAACATTCGTGGATTGCCATGAGAATCTACAGCAAGTTCATTAAAGAAAGCATGACAAGTTTCAGAACTATGAATAATTTTGCTGCTGAGAATACCTTGGTTTGTTTTGAGTTTTCCAACTACAAAAGCTCCGGCACCATCACCTACTAAAAATGAGAGTGTATCATTTTCATCAATGAAACGAGAAAACGCAGATGATGCTACTACCAACACATTACAGTATTCTCCCGTTCGTACTAAGGAACAAGCAGTTTGGAGTGCAACTAGGCTACTCGTGCAAGTTGAATCAAGGTTCCATGCAGCCCCCTGTAAACCTAATTTACCAGCTAAAAAGGCAGCATTTCCTGGTACTATTTGCTCTGGAAACATTGAGGTAACGAGCATTAAATCGATGTCTTCAGGAAAAAGTTTTGCTGCTTCAAGTGCTTTCATCGCTGCATCATATTCCAAAGTCAGCGAAGATTCATCAAGACCAAGTACTCGCCGTTCTACTGCACCTCGAAAAGGATCGGACAGATAGGGATTCATTGCCTTAGCCCACAAATCAACGTCTTTGTTGTTGAGTGATTCAGCAGGAGAAAATGCCCTTGCTAAGCTTTTGTGTTCAGCCTTTTCTACCAATTCAGGATAATTTTGACGAAAATAATTATTTGTCCTTATAGTCTTAGGAAAACTAACAGCAATAGACTTAATACCCACAGGTATTTTCATAATAAAAATGCTCCTTTTTCAAAACAATTATGTCCTTTATTTACTGAAAGCAACTATTTTTTACGCGCTCATTAGTCCAGTAAACAGCGGTAATCAAGCTTTGAATTTGACTATTAATGGGTACGCTCATTCCAAACAAAAAGCAATTATTTCGGTTTACAACCAGTAACAATACTCCAATAGCCAGTGCTAGGCTTTACTTCGATTTCAGTAAAACCAACTTCTGCTAACATGGCAGACAATTCAGCACCTGAATATTGCTGTCCCTGCATCCCTACAAGCATTCCTACATTGTATGCAGCAACCGTAAACGGGCCTTTTTTAGAGTCGTCATAGAGCATTTCATGGATAATAATCCGACCACCAGGTAACAAGCTTTCAAAACTTTTTTGAGTTAAAAACTGCCCTTGTTCTGGCGACCAATCGTGATATATATCCGAGTAAAAATGCAGATCTGCTGGTGGAAAAGAATCCTTCCACATATCACCTACAAAAGTTCTAACTTGACTCTGCAAACCATAGCGCGTAACGAACTCCTGAGCTACTTCACAAACAGGTTGCAAATCGAAGACAGTAGCCTGCAATTGAGGCCATTTCAATACAACGCCAATCGAGTGAGCGCCTGACCCTCCAGCAATATCTAATAATTGTTTATACTCGGATAAGTTTAGCAATTCTGGCCAAGCTAATGCTGCTCCCATACTGTGGCCGTGCATTCCATAGGTGAAGTTTCGTGCAGCAGCTACTTGCTCTTCAAAAGACTTGAATTGCCTGTTTTCAGCAAGTTGCTGAGAGTTGGTCAGTACGGCTTGCTTTAAACTATCAAATGATGAGACTAATTCATCATTTACAATCATCAAATCCAAAAAACCACCGAAATATGTATGGCTGTTTTCCAACAGATATTCTCTGGCTAGCAAAGTTAGGCAATAAGAGTCTTCTGTCACATCTATTAATCCTATAGATGTAAGTACGCTCAAAATAGCAAAAGCTGGACGGCTAGCAATCTTTAACTTGTCGCAGATTTCCCCAAAAGAAAGGGGTTTTTCAGCCAGAACAGAGAATAGCTTTAAGTTATGGGCTACAAGAAGAACTCGATGAGCTTGACCAGCTAACAAAATATTCCACAGTAGCCCTTCATCTGTCTTAGGTTTTTGAATGTTGACACAAGTTTGCTGACTCATTTTAACCTCCTATATGTTACTATTTAGAACTTTATGCAACTAAACTTTGAATCCGATTGCCGATTGGTGCAGGACAAGTCGGATCGATGATGACATCAACCACAAACGGCTTTTCCGATGCCATTGCTTCTTTCAAAGCTTTCTCAAGCTCAGATTCGCGTTCCACGCGAGTGCCATCAGCTCCCATACTCTTAGCCATCTGTACGAAATCTACTGAAGGAAATTCTGCATCCACACCATCAAACCCAAGTCTTGCCATACCTTGAGCGCACATATTGTAACGACCGTCGTTGAGAACAACCCAAACCGCAGAAATTTTATACTTAACCGCTGTGCTAATATCTCCGCCATTCATTAACATCGCCCCATCCCCAACGATCGCGACTGCTTTTTTATTCCGCACTAAAGCAGCGCCCAAAACGCCCGTCACCGCATGACCCATCGAGCCAAACCCAGTGCTGACTCGATAGCGTCCCGGTTCGGTAAACCGCAATTTATTGGTTGTCCACGCAAAGGAATTTCCCGCCTCTGCGATCGTTAGCGCATCACTTCCATCAACAACGACTCGCTGAATTGCTTGCATCAATACTTCCGGTCTGATTAGCCCAGTATCGCGGGGGGTGAATAATTCTTGTGATGGCCAGGATTTTGGGATACGGCTAACGCTACGCTTCGCGAACGCTTTTGATGTTTTGGGATATTTCTGAAGGCACTTGAGTAACTTATTCACAAATGCGTTCACATCAGATTTTATCGGTATCTTCTTGACCTTTGGATAGACAGTTTTTAGCACATCCGGGTTAAGGTCAACATGAATAAACTCCCCAGAGGGAGTCATTGCCGGACTCCAAGTGAATTCACCCAAGCGAGTCCCTAATACCAACACCCGTTCTGGCATTTCTTCCTGCATAGAAGCGATCGCAGACGCATTGCCGCCAAATCCTGTAACTCCGATAAATTGTTGGTCATCTTCCGGAAAAATTCCTTTACCACGGGGCGAACACATCACGACTGCCCCAGTTTCTTTAACGAGTTCGCGGATCTGATCGGTAGCACCCCGCGCCCCAAAACCCAGCCAGATCGCAAATGGTTTTTCAGATAGTATCTTGGCACACTCCTCGACCTCTTTCTCAGGAGCGATCGCAGAATGAAATAACCTTTTTTGGGGGATTGAGACATTACTCAAACTTAACTGGATAGCCGTGGGAACGCTGATATGAGCGACAAAACCACTAGGTTGCACTAACCCTTCCTCTAACTGCCAAAATACTTCTGACAGTTGCTTGACATCCTCCAAAATTTTTGCATAATGAAACAGCGCTCCCGAAGTAAAAATCCCTTCTATTGGCATCGTATAAGGGCTAGTTTCTTGAAAAGCTAACCTACCTCGTTGTGCTGCTGAGGTAAAAGGCGAGATCAAAATCACTTTTGCCCCTTCCCAACGTGCCGCGAACATTCCCGTTAAGGCATTGGTAATTCCCGGCCCTGCTGTAGTAAAAACTGCTACAGGATCGCCACTGGCAAAATAAGCTTCGGTTGCGGCAAAAGCTGCACCCGATTCGTGCCGGAAGTGAATCACTTGAATGGAACTGTTTTCCAGCGCCGCCCACATAGGAGCGATCGCACCTCCCGAAACTCCAAACGCATACTTTACGCCCAATCTTTCGAGCATCTTAACCACAGCTTCAGCCACCGATTCACCAGCAAGTGACCGCTCGTTAAGCTGAGGGAATGCACCCAAACTTTCTCGATTATCGTTGGAATTTTTTTCGGAATTGATTGAGGGTATTTGCTGTTTTACAGCACTATCTGGGCTAACAAGCGTTTTTGTGTCCCAATCCAAATTTCTTTTTATCTCATCAATTTTTTTCCGCTCATTCGCAGATTGTTCGCCAACCGAGTTTGGCGTAATTAAAACGTTATTCATCCCCACACAACCAGCATCTTTTACGTAAACTGAACTATGAGTGTTTTGTCCGTCCCATCTCTTAGCGCGATCGCTTTAGAAATTTTTGGTTTGGTTTTTTCTCAGACTTTTTACATTATCTTCTCTTTTAAATAATGTCAACTAGCTATGGGCAGATTTTACCTTTTTTTAATCTTCCTTTTAAATAATAAAAAGCAAATTTTAAGCACGAAAAGGTTACTGCAAAATTGAATTTTTGCAGTAACCTTTTACAAAAAAATATTAGATGATTTTCTCCGATCGGAAATTACATAAAGATTGTTTCTTCCTCCGAAAACTTGACACGAACATACCCTCAAAAGAGTGAGGCGATCGACTGCGATCGGTTAGGGTACCGCAGCCGAGAAACTTAACCAAACTATTTCGATCGCGCTACAGCTATTGCTTTCTCATCATCGCCTCCTCACGCAACACGGTTTTCAAAATCTTTCCCGTTGCATTCTTAGGCAAAGAATCTACCAACTCGATCTTGTGGGGAACCTTATAATTAGCCATTCGTTCTTGACAAAAAGCCATCAATTCAGCTTCCGTAATAGATGCTCCCGCAAGTAACCGTACATTGGCATACACAACCTCACCCTTTATCCCATCAGCAACACCATAAACTGCCGCTTCCGCCACAGCCGGATGCTGATAGAAAATCCTTTCCACCTCGCTGGGATAAACCTTAAATCCAGACACATTAATCATGTCCTTCAAACGGTCAACCAAATAGAAATCTCCATCCTCATCCATATAACCGATATCCCCGGTATAAAACCAACCGTTTTTAAGCACCTTTGCCGTTTCTTCCGGGCGATTCCAATAACCCAACATGACGTTTGGCCCGCGAATGATAATTTCGCCCAATTCGCCAACGGGAACCTCTTCGCCGTTCTCATCTACCACCTTCATTTCCACATTGTCGATCGGCATTCCGATCGACCCTGTTTTATACTTCCAAGGATGGTTATAACTAGCGCATGGTGAAGTTTCTGTTAACCCGTAACCTTGATAAATCGGACGTCCGAATTTCTCTTCCCAACGCCGCACGATTTCCACTGGCAAATTCGCTGCCGCACTGAAATAATAACGAACAGAACGCCAGTTGAATTCATCCAAATTCTCTTCCAAAAGCTTCGCAAAAACAGTGGGAACACCGAAAAACATGGTCGCCCCTTCTTGCGCGATCGCCTGCATAACTCGCTCCAGTTTGAAGCGCCTTTGCAAGATAATAGTTGCCCCCGCATTTAATCCGCTATTCAAAATTGCATTCTGTCCAAAACAGTGGAATAAAGGCAAATAAAGCAACAACTTATCATTTGGTGTAATTCCGCAACTGTAACGCTGGGAGTGCATATTCGAGACCACATTGCCGTGAGAAAGTACTGCACCCTTGGGAAATCCAGTCGTTCCAGAAGTGTAAACAATTGTCGCTGGGTCTTTCGGTTCCATCTCTACACATTGAAAGATGGGAGAAGAAATTGCCATTAATTCTTCTAGTTTTAAACCCGTTGCATTGGGACTGTCTGTCAGCAACACCCGCCCCAAGTCAACTAAATCGCGATCGGGCACATTTGACCGCAACTTTTCAGTTGTAATAATCGCCTTCGACCCCGAATCGTTAAGGATATACCAAATTTCATCTCGCTTCAGCATTACGTTAATGGAAACCAACACAGCCCCCAGTTTTTGAATGCCGAAATAAGCAAAGATAAATTCCGGAATATTGGGCAAATACAAAGCTACGCGATCGCCTTTTTTGATACCCAAATTTTGCAATCCATTCGCGACTCGATTTGCCCTTTCATCGAGTTCTTCGTAACTGAAACATTGACCTTCAAAAATCAGAGCGGTTTTTTGAGGAAAAATGCGCCTCCCCCGCTCAATGTTCTGAGCGATGTTCATGGTTTTAGGAATAGGGAATAGGGGTTAGGGAATAGGGGCTAGGGAAGAGGGAAGAGAAAAGAAAAAAGAG from Aerosakkonema funiforme FACHB-1375 includes:
- a CDS encoding 3-oxoacyl-ACP synthase III family protein, translated to MKIPVGIKSIAVSFPKTIRTNNYFRQNYPELVEKAEHKSLARAFSPAESLNNKDVDLWAKAMNPYLSDPFRGAVERRVLGLDESSLTLEYDAAMKALEAAKLFPEDIDLMLVTSMFPEQIVPGNAAFLAGKLGLQGAAWNLDSTCTSSLVALQTACSLVRTGEYCNVLVVASSAFSRFIDENDTLSFLVGDGAGAFVVGKLKTNQGILSSKIIHSSETCHAFFNELAVDSHGNPRMFIRAGNKANKMFSDVFVKFCRLCCEDAIAHAGVTLDEIDFFVFNTNTAWYSSVYTQALGIDPERTINPNPVYGNIGAASPIVNLYHASQLSKIRENDLVLIYTFGGTSTAGAIVMRWGDVALGLTPASSPMLINVSVGAS
- a CDS encoding methyltransferase produces the protein MSQQTCVNIQKPKTDEGLLWNILLAGQAHRVLLVAHNLKLFSVLAEKPLSFGEICDKLKIASRPAFAILSVLTSIGLIDVTEDSYCLTLLAREYLLENSHTYFGGFLDLMIVNDELVSSFDSLKQAVLTNSQQLAENRQFKSFEEQVAAARNFTYGMHGHSMGAALAWPELLNLSEYKQLLDIAGGSGAHSIGVVLKWPQLQATVFDLQPVCEVAQEFVTRYGLQSQVRTFVGDMWKDSFPPADLHFYSDIYHDWSPEQGQFLTQKSFESLLPGGRIIIHEMLYDDSKKGPFTVAAYNVGMLVGMQGQQYSGAELSAMLAEVGFTEIEVKPSTGYWSIVTGCKPK
- a CDS encoding thiamine pyrophosphate-dependent enzyme; amino-acid sequence: MNNVLITPNSVGEQSANERKKIDEIKRNLDWDTKTLVSPDSAVKQQIPSINSEKNSNDNRESLGAFPQLNERSLAGESVAEAVVKMLERLGVKYAFGVSGGAIAPMWAALENSSIQVIHFRHESGAAFAATEAYFASGDPVAVFTTAGPGITNALTGMFAARWEGAKVILISPFTSAAQRGRLAFQETSPYTMPIEGIFTSGALFHYAKILEDVKQLSEVFWQLEEGLVQPSGFVAHISVPTAIQLSLSNVSIPQKRLFHSAIAPEKEVEECAKILSEKPFAIWLGFGARGATDQIRELVKETGAVVMCSPRGKGIFPEDDQQFIGVTGFGGNASAIASMQEEMPERVLVLGTRLGEFTWSPAMTPSGEFIHVDLNPDVLKTVYPKVKKIPIKSDVNAFVNKLLKCLQKYPKTSKAFAKRSVSRIPKSWPSQELFTPRDTGLIRPEVLMQAIQRVVVDGSDALTIAEAGNSFAWTTNKLRFTEPGRYRVSTGFGSMGHAVTGVLGAALVRNKKAVAIVGDGAMLMNGGDISTAVKYKISAVWVVLNDGRYNMCAQGMARLGFDGVDAEFPSVDFVQMAKSMGADGTRVERESELEKALKEAMASEKPFVVDVIIDPTCPAPIGNRIQSLVA
- a CDS encoding class I adenylate-forming enzyme family protein, producing the protein MNIAQNIERGRRIFPQKTALIFEGQCFSYEELDERANRVANGLQNLGIKKGDRVALYLPNIPEFIFAYFGIQKLGAVLVSINVMLKRDEIWYILNDSGSKAIITTEKLRSNVPDRDLVDLGRVLLTDSPNATGLKLEELMAISSPIFQCVEMEPKDPATIVYTSGTTGFPKGAVLSHGNVVSNMHSQRYSCGITPNDKLLLYLPLFHCFGQNAILNSGLNAGATIILQRRFKLERVMQAIAQEGATMFFGVPTVFAKLLEENLDEFNWRSVRYYFSAAANLPVEIVRRWEEKFGRPIYQGYGLTETSPCASYNHPWKYKTGSIGMPIDNVEMKVVDENGEEVPVGELGEIIIRGPNVMLGYWNRPEETAKVLKNGWFYTGDIGYMDEDGDFYLVDRLKDMINVSGFKVYPSEVERIFYQHPAVAEAAVYGVADGIKGEVVYANVRLLAGASITEAELMAFCQERMANYKVPHKIELVDSLPKNATGKILKTVLREEAMMRKQ